CTCTATTCGTTCGCACTCGGATCGAGAAATTGAGATTTCGGTAGGTCCGGCCCTAATCCCAGAAACCCACGTTCTTGCGTCCGTCGATGGTGCCTTCAATGCAATCCTTGTCCGTGGAGACATAGTTGGCGAGAGCCTTTTCTACGGTCATGGGGCAGGAGAGCTTCCCACCGCAAGCGCTGTACTAGGGAACCTGGCAGAGGCCGCTCTCTCTCTTTCTTCCCCAACCTCTGTTAACTTCAGCCCTCATAATTTCTATGGTTGTGTCAAAAATCCTAACTTCTGTTCGGCCTTATCCTACTTACGACTAGTGGTTGATAACAGTCAGCCAAAAGTTCTTGCTCAGATCACTGGTATTCTCGGGGATGTAGAAATCGGGATTGCATCTTTTATTCAATTAGTCGGGCAAGATGGTCATCAGACTTCTCTGGTGCTTATGCTCCAAACAGCAGTGGTGGGAGTAACCAGAAAGGCAATTCGGCAAATCGCTACCTTGCCATGTATTAAGGAGAAACCTGTACTACTGCGTGTCGAGCATTTTGCATTGAAATGAAACAGCCCGCATGGCAAGGTCATGGAATCATTAATCGCTATCGGCATCTACTGCCACTGCAAGCCTCCACTCCAGTGGTCTCTCTAGGCGAGGGATCAACCCCATTAGTGTATTCTTCCTGGTTGAGTAAGTCCGTTGGAGAAGGGAATGAAGTATATATTAAGTGCGAAGGACTCAACCCAACGGGGTCCTTTAAGGATCGAGGAATGACGGTCGCCATTTCAGAGGCGGTAGAGCGTCATGTTCAGATCGTGATCTGTGCCTCTACGGGGAATACTTCTGCGGCGGCTGCCGCCTATGCAGCTCGTGCTGGGCTCTCCTGTGTTGTCCTCCTACCTCATGGGCAAATAGCTGCTGGTAAGCTGCTTCAGGCATTTCTTTGCGGCGCGAAAATTATTTCCCTACATGGCAGTTTTGACGATGCACTAAACATCATCCGGCAACTCTCCAGAGATCCTATAGTAGAAATTGTCAACTCAATTAACCCCTTACGTATTGAGGGACAGAAAACTGCTGCTTTTGAGGTGGTAGACGAACTGGGAGAAGCGCCAGATTTTCACTTTTTGCCGATTGGAAACGCCGGAAATATTACGGCCTATTGGCGTGGCTATCGTGAGTACTTTACTTCCGGAAAATGTGGCATCTTACCCAAAATGATTGGCTTTCAGGCTCTGGGTGCCGCTCCGCTAGTCCTTAGACATATTGTACCGAATCCTGACACTGTTGCTTCCGCCATTCGGATTGGTAATCCTGCTAGCTGGAGATCAGCTGCCTCTGCTCTTAAACAATCTCGCGGATTTGTAGATACCGTCACCGACACTGAGATCCTCTCTGCGCAGGTTCAACTTGCCAGGAAAGAGGGAATTTTTGTAGAGCCTGCGAGTGCTGCCTCCATCGCCGGGCTGCTCAAGTGTGTTGCCTTATGCCCAGAGCGATCCATTATCCAGAAGGTGCAGGAAGGCGCTCGCATTGTCTGTACAGTAACCGGGCATGGTCTGAAAGATCCCAATACTCCGGTGGGAACTGACATGTGTCCCATTGAATCGGACGCTACGGTAGATTCAGTTCGAAACATTTTGGAGATAGGGTAAGACTCGCTCCATGTCTCTCATTGTCCAAAAGTACGGGGGAACTTCTGTCAGCACCCCGCAGCGTATCAAAAAGGTCGCCTACCATATTCTGAAGACTCAGCGCACTCCCCATTCCGTTATAGCCGTAGTTTCCGCCATGTCCGGAACAACCAGCTCTCTGATTCAATTAGCTAGGGAGATTACCCGTCATCCAACGGGGCGAGAAATGGATGCCCTGCTTGCCACGGGAGAGCAGGTCGCCACGGCGCTTACAGCTATGGCAATCAACGCGATGGGAGGGAATGCCGTACCACTAATGGGTTGGCAGGCAGGCATTCTCACGGATAGTATCCACACTAGGGCGAGAATCCGAGATATCCTTCCTAATAACCAAATCCAAGAACATCTTCAAAGAGGATCCATCGTCGTCATAGCTGGATTCCAGGGACGAACCTCTTCTGGTCAAATCACAACACTCGGACGCGGCGGATCTGACCTAACGGCTGTCGCCATTTCTAGCGCACTTAAGGCGGACAGTTGTGAGATTTACACTGACGTAGACGGAGTTTTCACGTGCGATCCACGCATTGTCCCCAGAGCGCAAAAAATCGAGGTCGTCTCCTACGATGAGCTACTGGAAATGGCTAGCTCTGGATCCAAGGTCATGCAATCACGATCTGTAGAATTTGCCAAGAAGTTTAACGTCCCATTCGAAGTGCGAAGCAGTCTAAATAACAATCGAGGAACTATTGTGAAAGAAGAGGCAGCTGGTATGGAGGATATCGTTGTCCGTGGGATCAGCATAGAGAAGAACCAGGCGAAAGTAACTATTTGTCAGGTCCCCGACCGTCCTGGAAGTGCATCTCACATTTTCCATACGCTAGCTGAAACTAATATAGTTGTGGACATAATCATACAAAACGTCTCTGCGGCCGGTACGACTGATATTTCCTTTACAATGAATAAGGAAGATCTTGAAAAAATTGGACCTGCGCTTGAGTCGGCAGCATCGGAGATTGGAGCTGGAAAAATTGTCAAACATGATGGGATTGCCAAGCTCAGCGTGGTGGGAATCGGTATGCGTAGCCATTCTGGAGTCGCTGCGAAACTCTTTGAGAGTCTCAGTCAGGGCAGCATTAATATTCAGATGATTTCAACATCTGAGATTAAAATTGCTGTGATTATTGATGAAGAACTTTCCACAAAAGCTGCTTGCCTTGTTCATAGTGCCTTTAATTTGGAAAAAAACTAAAAGGTTGCTATCCCAGCCGTGGTCCTCTAGATCTCAGTGCTTGCAGTGGATAGGATGGGTGACAGAGCGGTTTATTGTGCACGCCTGGAAAGTGTGTGTGCCCTTGCGGCACCGGGAGTTCGAATCTCCCCCCATCCGTGGGGGTACCGTAGCACCAACCGGGGGTAAGTTGTCTGGAGGCCAAGTACTTACTTTAGGCTCCTTTTAAGTTTTGGGGCTCTTTTCGATGGTTGCCTCAACCTGTTTTTCGGAGCGGTCACGCAGGATTTTTATAGAGACTTTCTGGCCTACCTGAGTTTCAGTAACAAGGTTTCTTAGGCTGACGCCATCGTACACATTCTTCCCATCAAAGCTAATAATGATATCTCCAGGTCTAATTCCTGCTTGCTTTGCAGGAGAGCCCTGAAGAACTCTGTAAATGAAGACTCCATGGTGCCCAGGGGGCATGCCGAGGGATGCCGACAGAGAGGCAGTCAATGGAGCAGTAAGAACACCCAACCAAGTGTGGACCACGCGTCCATGCGCTCTAATATCGTTAAAAACGCGCCTTACCGTGTTAGAGGGGATAGCAAAGCTTATTCCCTGCCAGCCTCCCTTGTCGGAAAGAATTGAGTTGTTAATAGCAATGATTCTTCCATCCAGGTCAATCAATGGACCTCCAGAATTTCCCGGGTTAATGGCAGCATCGGTCTGGAAAAACTCGTTTACTGTTTCGCTAAAACCGCGCCGGCCTTTAGCACTAATAATTCCCTGCGTAACGGTCTCCTGAAGACCGTAAGGGTTTCCTACAGCAATAACTGCCTGTCCGACTCTCACCTCATCTGAATTTCCTAACTCTAGGGGAATAAAGCCGGCGCCTCTTACTTTAAGAATCGCCAAATCGGTAAAAGGATCAGTTCCTAAAACCTTTGCTGAGAGAATTCTTCCGTCATTAAGGTGGACTCGGACAACTAAGGCCCCTCCAATGACATGCAGATTAGTTACAATATGACCTTCTTGGGATACCATTACCCCAGAACCAAGTTGAGGAGGAAGTTCAACCAACGTGGTAACCCCAAAAAACTTACTAAAACTGTCGTTAAAGACAGCTGCCTGCTGGACGGCGGTGATGCTTACAACTGACGGCATCACGCGCTCCACCAGTTTAGTAAATTCGTGGTCAATTTCAGAGAGAATTGGGAGTTTACCGGCAGGAGTTGTCTTATTTAGAGAAGTCCAAGACGGAGATTGCGATGGAAGTCGAAAAGATGCAAACGCGCGTGTTTGCACGTCCCAACGCGGGGAACTACCCGCGGCTGAAAGTGAAACAGCAAGTATAAAGGCCAAGCAATTCAGAAAACCTCTCATAAAACAGGACCCAACAGCCGTTCTGGCACACGGTGTACTCTTCTGCCAACTGCTACACCAGCTCATGCAATGTGGGAACCCCCCTCTTTCTAATAAAAAAGGTTGTCCAAAAAGTGAGCCCAGTCAATATGCTTGCTTTGCTTATAGCGCACCCAGTTTTCTTTCATAGTCTAGTTGAGATTTATCCCGGAGGGATGCGCGACTATAATCAACAACAATCTAGCTCCCCCGATATCCAAAAGGCTTCCCCCCGATTGCCAAAATAGGGAGAGAGGGGCTGTATATAAAAAGGGGGGGCCTTTTTCACCCCAGGGAAAAGCACGTGCCAAGTCCGGGGGGCTTTTGCTGCTAACAATTGGAAATTCCAAGAAGTCTAAGAAACACGCTCTTTGCGATGGTTCAAAAAAATAAATTGTTAGCCTATTGACATGTAGGACATTTCCCTACTACCGTCTTCCGTCTCTGCTTTGTACTTCGAATGAGTACGTATTCTGCCAAAACTGGGGAAATAAAACGTAAATGGTGGGTAATCGATGCTGAGAGTCAGCGTCTGGGGCACGTTGCTGTTAAAGCGGCCAGTCTGCTCCGAGGCAAACACAAAGTTGCTTTTACTCCCCATGTAGATACGGGGGATTTTGTTATCGTAATCAACGCGGAGAAGATCCAGATAGGTGGAAGGAAGGAAACTGCTAAGACTTATACGAGCTTCTCTGGATATGTTGGGGGACATAAGTCGCGCTCTTTTCGCGATTACAGGAAACGCCGTCCGGAATTTCTTATTGAGCATGCTGTTAGGGGGATGCTCCCACATAATCGTTTGGGACGCAGTGTCTATCGCAAACTAAAAGTCTACCGGGGACGCTTACACCCCCATGCTGCACAAGGTCCAGAACCCCTCTAAACAACCACCTTTTGCATGCCTAATAATTCAACCTCCTCCACCTCCACGGGGCGTCGCAAGACTGCTGTTGCACATCTCCAGATCAAACCAGGGAAAGGCGTCATTAAAGTTAATGACAAGGACTTTGTGGAGTATTTCCCCAGTATCTCAATGCAAAATGAGGTCCTGCGCCCACTGGAGCTGGTACGTTCTATGCACACCTTCGACCTTACAGTTAAAACCAAAGGGGGAGGGATTGCGGGGCAGGCAGGCGCCTTGCGCCTAGCTATTTCCCGCGCCCTCATTCTCACAGACGCTTCCTTTCGACCAATCCTAAAAAAGGAAGGTATGCTCACCCGTGATCCTCGCATGAAAGAACGTAAAAAGACAGGACAACCCGGAGCTCGTAGGCGTTTCCAGTTCTCCAAGCGTTAGCCCAAGCGTTAGCACGTGCGGAGGTGTTGTCTCCCTCGCTTGTTTTTTGGTTTTCCCCTTTTGAATAGCTCCCCCTCTCATTGCAAGTGGGAAGGAGAGAGGTCGGTGGCCGAAGGAGGAGGCTTCTTTTGAGGAAAGGTCACCGCCAAACAAAAGGCAATAAAGGAGAGAGAAGCGCCCACCCAGATTGGGATACGCCCATACTGTGCTGGTGTATCCCATCCTACGAGCGCCATGGCTATAAGCGGCCCTAAAAATCTCCCCAAACTTCCAGATGCCTGCATTAGGCCAATGACTCTTCCCTGAATTTGAGGGCTAGAGCAGCGCGAGGCAAGCCCGTTTAGCGTAGGTGTGACTAGGCCATTCCCTAGGGCAATAAGGACAAGTACCCCCAAGATGGACGCAAAATTACTGCAGAAAGGAAGTAAGAAAAGCCCACTAGCCAAGATGAGGGAACCTGTAGCAGCTAATTGTTTTTCGACAAGCCTTTGCAGAAGATGGCGCAATAACCATCCCTGAATCAGGATACCTAGTACTCCAACGTAGGTTAGCAAATACCCAGTTTGACTGACTCCGTAACCCAGCCGCTTCGCGTTAAATAACGCAAACAGACTGGTCATCATAGCGAATCCGGAAATAGATGCCAGGTAAGCAACAAGGATAGTGCTAATAAGGACGCTTTGACTGCCCACAAATACCTCTGCAAGGGAAGTTCTCTTGGAGGATTGTGCTCGGCGGTCCGTGGAGAGGGTTTCTGGGAAGAAAATGGCGATGAAGAATGCGTTACAAAGGGCGAGTGCCGCCGCAAAATAGAAAGGAGCGCAAGATGCAATGCATGCACTTAGTACTCCGCCCAATGCAGGCCCCAGGACAAACCCAAGTCCGAACGCTGCCCCAACCAACCCCATAGATTTCGAGCGTTGGTCAGGGGTAGTAATATCAGCGATACAGGCCTGTACAGTAGCAATATTCCCCCCACTAGCTCCAGCAATAACCCGCGCCAAAAAAAGCATCCACAATTTTGTTGCCGCACCCATAATAATAAATCCAAGGGCCGTACAGATCATGCTGAGAAAAAGAACTGGCTTACGACCTACTTGGTCGGAGAGCTTCCCAATAAGGGGCGCCATCACCAATTGTACTAGAGAAAACATCCCTAACAACCATCCCAGCTGCAAAGAGCTCGCCTGAAACCTCCCTCCTTCGGCATATAGGGGGAGCACGGGTATGACAATACCGAACCCAATCATGTCGATTAGTATGGTAAAGAGAACAATTCCTAGCGTGAAGTGGGAAATCTTTTTCAAAGCAAAGGCGGGCCATTCAACATAATGCGTGATTTCCTATCAAGCATGTTTTCCTATACGAAAGTATGCGGAAAAGTTAGACAAACACCAGCATACCATTCCAGGAGACAAAATAGGAAGTAGCTAAGGGGCTTACTGTTACGTAACTTTTTCTGTAAGCCTCTATTGGCCAACTGGACTGGTGATAGCCAGAGATAGTTAGATGTACAATGCCAGGGTCTTTGCATAGCGTGAGGCTACTCACTATCGATTCTTCTGAAAGTCTCCAGGCGTACCTCACGATTTTATCGGGATTAAGCTTGTTCTTCTTGGGAGTAGATGCCTGTACCCATCAGTCTAGTTGGTATTCCTCCCTTACCAGTAAGGGGCTTTACCAAAGAAAATCCCGTAAAATATATGTGTCGCATAGCAAGCAGCATTAAAAGGCTGAAATAGCACTCACTTCCTTTGGAAAGCTACCATCTTCTTGATCCAGAAGCGCGTGGTGAGAAATCCAAAAATACATCCACTCGCATGGGCAAGATGTCCAATTCCTGGAAATAAACCCATTATCGCAAACGCTAGCGAAACGAAGACAATTCCCCAGCCCAAAAGTCTCGCCGGTAGTTTTATGGGAATGAAGAAAAAGAATACTGCAGTAATATAATGCCGCGCGTGGAGGGTACAGAAGCCCATAAGTACTGAACACACTGCCGCCGAAGCTCCCAGTATTTCTGCCTCTGAATCCCGCAAGATAAGTTGTGTTAACCCGCCTACGGCTCCACCTACTAAGTAGAGAATTAAAAACCGTCGCAACCCCAATCTTGCCTCTACAATCTCCCCAGTAACCCATAGAGGCAGCATGTTTGCCAAAAGATGGAATGGAGCCGCATGAATAAACTGGTAAGTAAGTATCTGCCAGGCTGCTCCACAAAGGACGCTTCTTGAGTTCAGCCCAAACCACTTTTCCACAAATACTTGTCCAGAACAAGGAAGCAGATAGAGTACCAAAAAGATGGCGGTGTTCACGCAAACCAGCACTGTTCTGATGTCTATTTTCTTTCCCGTATCTGTCCACTTCATGGTCTCAAATTAGAATTGCCTTGGTTCTTAATAGTTCTTAGCAGTAGTTGGATTCTCAAAATCTAGTCCTCTTACTCTTAATCCTATTACTTGTCTCAGTAAGGAAATAATGCATGCACCTCACCCATAACAGGTGAGGGATATAAGGTGTCATGAAGGTAGCAGCTACACAACAGGCCTTTCCCGCATTACCTCTCCAGTCCATACTTAGGGGAATAGTTTTTCCTCCTTTTTTATGTGGGAGAGACTTGACTGGGGAGCTCAGTCAGTGCCCCTCTGTATCTTTCTGAGTTCCACTAGATACCCCGCCACAGGGAGAGCTGACACCCATGAATAGAGAGAGGGGAATATGTGACGCGTAAGCACAGTAGCTTCTTCTTCACAGCGGTAAAGAGCCGAGAGACCCTCCTTGAAACAAGCTTGGTGCTTTTTCCGCGAGGGAGCAGGAACTTAGGCCCCGCGTGTTTGCATTGCCGATTTTCCTAGAGGTCTGTTTTTTTATCCTGGGAATTGACAGGGGAAGATGTGTGCCACTAAATATAACGATCCCCACGCTCTAAGCATTGGCCCGCACCATGCGCCAGTACCAAGTACCGGTGGAAGGTCAAGGAGATACCGCACTCCTTCCAAGCTATTGTTATTCCCACCCAATTGTTTTTTCATCCTTTACCTTCTATTCTTCTTTTTATGCGTGTCATTGCAGGATCAGCAGGAAGTATTAGATTCCAGGCAATTCCTAGGGGTGTACGTCCTACGACGGCTCGAATACGCGAGGCGATTTTTTCTAGCCTAGGTGATGCTGTTATTGGTGCCCGTGTCTTAGATCTTTTTGCTGGAGTCGGAACGCTTGGAATTGAGGCGCTTAGCCGAGGCGCAGCCTCCGCCGTCCTCGTAGAACACGCAGAACGCTGTTCAAAATGCATACGACACAATTTAATGAGAACCAGACTTTCCGCTGTTGTTCAAACTGTGGACGTTTTTCGATTTATTAATTTCCATACAGAATGCGATAGCTTTGATCTGGTCTTTGCAGACCCTCCCTACGCCAGAAGTACCATGGATGGGCAAGATCCCGCTTCTCGACTTTGTGGCTCTCGATCTCTCATCCAAGCTATTTCTCCTCCAGGGATTTTTGTGCTAGAGGCGTTTCGAAAATTCCACCTCCCGAAAAATTGTAGCTGGACTCCACTAAAAGAAAAAAGCTTGAACGGAACAGCTATCTTATTCCTAACTAGATCCAATGATCTGGAGCCGATTTCTTTATAATCTCGCCCTCCCGGTTTTTTTGGCAGTCTTCCTGCCACGACTGCTTGTACAGTTCCTAGGGAGAAGAAAATGCGGACACCGGTTCGGCCAGAGACTCGCTATCTATTCGAGGGCCGTACGGGCTCGCTTGACTACACCACACCCCCGGATTTGGATCCATGCCGTCAGTGTGGGAGAGGTGCTTACTGCCCTAAAGCTCATCCGTTGCATGGAAGGAGAAACCCCTAGACACCACTTCACCCTCTCTACCACCACTGCCACGGGCTTTACATTAGCAGAAAGAGAAAAAAGCAGGACGACCGAGGTTATTTATAACCCCATTGACTTCTTTACAACGGTGCGACGAGCTGTTTGCCTGATCCGTCCTCGGCAACTCATTCTTGTTGAATCAGAAATATGGCCCAATCTTATCTGGGAAGCGAAGCA
This DNA window, taken from Candidatus Xiphinematobacter sp., encodes the following:
- a CDS encoding threonine synthase → MKQPAWQGHGIINRYRHLLPLQASTPVVSLGEGSTPLVYSSWLSKSVGEGNEVYIKCEGLNPTGSFKDRGMTVAISEAVERHVQIVICASTGNTSAAAAAYAARAGLSCVVLLPHGQIAAGKLLQAFLCGAKIISLHGSFDDALNIIRQLSRDPIVEIVNSINPLRIEGQKTAAFEVVDELGEAPDFHFLPIGNAGNITAYWRGYREYFTSGKCGILPKMIGFQALGAAPLVLRHIVPNPDTVASAIRIGNPASWRSAASALKQSRGFVDTVTDTEILSAQVQLARKEGIFVEPASAASIAGLLKCVALCPERSIIQKVQEGARIVCTVTGHGLKDPNTPVGTDMCPIESDATVDSVRNILEIG
- a CDS encoding aspartate kinase, with protein sequence MSLIVQKYGGTSVSTPQRIKKVAYHILKTQRTPHSVIAVVSAMSGTTSSLIQLAREITRHPTGREMDALLATGEQVATALTAMAINAMGGNAVPLMGWQAGILTDSIHTRARIRDILPNNQIQEHLQRGSIVVIAGFQGRTSSGQITTLGRGGSDLTAVAISSALKADSCEIYTDVDGVFTCDPRIVPRAQKIEVVSYDELLEMASSGSKVMQSRSVEFAKKFNVPFEVRSSLNNNRGTIVKEEAAGMEDIVVRGISIEKNQAKVTICQVPDRPGSASHIFHTLAETNIVVDIIIQNVSAAGTTDISFTMNKEDLEKIGPALESAASEIGAGKIVKHDGIAKLSVVGIGMRSHSGVAAKLFESLSQGSINIQMISTSEIKIAVIIDEELSTKAACLVHSAFNLEKN
- a CDS encoding trypsin-like peptidase domain-containing protein, which encodes MPSVVSITAVQQAAVFNDSFSKFFGVTTLVELPPQLGSGVMVSQEGHIVTNLHVIGGALVVRVHLNDGRILSAKVLGTDPFTDLAILKVRGAGFIPLELGNSDEVRVGQAVIAVGNPYGLQETVTQGIISAKGRRGFSETVNEFFQTDAAINPGNSGGPLIDLDGRIIAINNSILSDKGGWQGISFAIPSNTVRRVFNDIRAHGRVVHTWLGVLTAPLTASLSASLGMPPGHHGVFIYRVLQGSPAKQAGIRPGDIIISFDGKNVYDGVSLRNLVTETQVGQKVSIKILRDRSEKQVEATIEKSPKT
- the rplM gene encoding 50S ribosomal protein L13, producing the protein MSTYSAKTGEIKRKWWVIDAESQRLGHVAVKAASLLRGKHKVAFTPHVDTGDFVIVINAEKIQIGGRKETAKTYTSFSGYVGGHKSRSFRDYRKRRPEFLIEHAVRGMLPHNRLGRSVYRKLKVYRGRLHPHAAQGPEPL
- the rpsI gene encoding 30S ribosomal protein S9; translated protein: MPNNSTSSTSTGRRKTAVAHLQIKPGKGVIKVNDKDFVEYFPSISMQNEVLRPLELVRSMHTFDLTVKTKGGGIAGQAGALRLAISRALILTDASFRPILKKEGMLTRDPRMKERKKTGQPGARRRFQFSKR
- a CDS encoding MFS transporter, which encodes MKKISHFTLGIVLFTILIDMIGFGIVIPVLPLYAEGGRFQASSLQLGWLLGMFSLVQLVMAPLIGKLSDQVGRKPVLFLSMICTALGFIIMGAATKLWMLFLARVIAGASGGNIATVQACIADITTPDQRSKSMGLVGAAFGLGFVLGPALGGVLSACIASCAPFYFAAALALCNAFFIAIFFPETLSTDRRAQSSKRTSLAEVFVGSQSVLISTILVAYLASISGFAMMTSLFALFNAKRLGYGVSQTGYLLTYVGVLGILIQGWLLRHLLQRLVEKQLAATGSLILASGLFLLPFCSNFASILGVLVLIALGNGLVTPTLNGLASRCSSPQIQGRVIGLMQASGSLGRFLGPLIAMALVGWDTPAQYGRIPIWVGASLSFIAFCLAVTFPQKKPPPSATDLSPSHLQ
- a CDS encoding rhomboid family intramembrane serine protease; amino-acid sequence: MKWTDTGKKIDIRTVLVCVNTAIFLVLYLLPCSGQVFVEKWFGLNSRSVLCGAAWQILTYQFIHAAPFHLLANMLPLWVTGEIVEARLGLRRFLILYLVGGAVGGLTQLILRDSEAEILGASAAVCSVLMGFCTLHARHYITAVFFFFIPIKLPARLLGWGIVFVSLAFAIMGLFPGIGHLAHASGCIFGFLTTRFWIKKMVAFQRK
- a CDS encoding RsmD family RNA methyltransferase, which gives rise to MRVIAGSAGSIRFQAIPRGVRPTTARIREAIFSSLGDAVIGARVLDLFAGVGTLGIEALSRGAASAVLVEHAERCSKCIRHNLMRTRLSAVVQTVDVFRFINFHTECDSFDLVFADPPYARSTMDGQDPASRLCGSRSLIQAISPPGIFVLEAFRKFHLPKNCSWTPLKEKSLNGTAILFLTRSNDLEPISL